The following proteins are encoded in a genomic region of Armatimonadota bacterium:
- a CDS encoding macro domain-containing protein: MEVLRHTTRIRVEPADLTTLAVDAIVNAANATLRMGGGVAGAIRRAGGPEIEQEAVARGPIRPGEAVLTGAGRLPARHVIHAATMGPDLRTDLETVQRATRAALELAEAHGLRSIAFPALGTGVGGLPFDQVAQAMLEVIAAHVDRGTALREIILAVRGREAEEAFTLAARRFATPV; the protein is encoded by the coding sequence GTGGAGGTCCTCCGCCACACCACCCGCATCCGCGTGGAGCCGGCCGACCTGACCACGCTGGCCGTCGACGCCATCGTGAACGCGGCCAACGCCACGTTGCGCATGGGCGGCGGCGTGGCGGGGGCGATCCGCCGCGCCGGAGGGCCGGAGATCGAGCAGGAGGCGGTGGCCCGGGGGCCCATCCGCCCCGGGGAGGCGGTACTCACCGGGGCGGGGCGGCTGCCGGCCCGCCACGTCATCCACGCCGCCACCATGGGCCCGGACCTGCGGACGGACCTGGAGACGGTGCAGCGGGCCACCCGCGCCGCCCTGGAGCTGGCGGAGGCGCACGGGCTGCGCTCCATCGCCTTCCCGGCCCTGGGGACGGGGGTGGGGGGCCTGCCCTTCGACCAGGTGGCCCAGGCCATGCTCGAGGTCATCGCCGCGCACGTCGACCGGGGGACGGCGCTGCGGGAGATCATCCTGGCGGTGCGCGGCCGGGAGGCCGAGGAGGCCTTCACCCTGGCCGCGCGGCGCTTCGCCACGCCGGTGTAA
- a CDS encoding HEAT repeat domain-containing protein, translating to MATSAPSDELQRYIRQLKSQDVTLRSDAAHHLGRLQDPAGVPALAEALQDADEYVRKSAVAALRRIGGPEAMAALRTALTDRSEQVVLQAVNGLRDMRDKGAVEGLIRVLTRRERSLVNAATEALARIGPDAVKPLMTAFEDKALRRRIGTQVWKILVEMGPRAVEPLLEVLGQENQFVRLTAISVLGRVGDRRVVEPLVDLFLRDPSMQDAVVTTLSRLEERGVIEHPDPHHGDREIFLPRAVVDAFVGRPREELVEQLRTALENPSPKVRRFALKALFTLFGEGALDQLITSLDDEDLDVKRLAVKILGRMRDKRVIEPLVQLLLKDGEQIADAVWNTLKVLTDLREYEALRARVAKERAGGAPPVRKFRRERDVSPDWWREQD from the coding sequence ATGGCCACGAGCGCGCCGAGCGACGAGCTCCAGCGCTACATCCGCCAGCTGAAGAGCCAGGACGTCACCCTCCGCAGCGACGCCGCCCACCACCTGGGCCGGCTGCAGGACCCGGCGGGCGTCCCGGCCCTGGCCGAGGCGCTCCAGGACGCGGACGAGTACGTCCGCAAGAGCGCCGTGGCCGCCCTGCGCCGCATCGGCGGCCCGGAGGCCATGGCGGCCCTGCGCACCGCCCTGACCGACCGCTCGGAGCAGGTGGTCCTCCAGGCGGTGAACGGCCTGCGCGACATGCGCGACAAGGGGGCGGTGGAGGGGCTCATCCGGGTCCTCACCCGCCGGGAGCGGTCGCTGGTGAACGCCGCCACCGAGGCCCTGGCGCGCATCGGGCCGGACGCGGTCAAGCCGCTCATGACCGCCTTCGAGGACAAGGCGCTGCGCCGGCGCATCGGCACCCAGGTGTGGAAGATCCTGGTGGAGATGGGCCCGCGCGCGGTGGAGCCGCTCCTGGAGGTCCTGGGGCAGGAGAACCAGTTCGTGCGCCTGACCGCCATCTCGGTGCTGGGGCGCGTGGGGGACCGGCGGGTGGTGGAACCGCTCGTAGACCTCTTCCTGCGCGACCCCTCCATGCAGGACGCCGTCGTCACGACGCTGAGCCGGCTGGAGGAGCGGGGGGTCATCGAACACCCCGACCCCCACCACGGCGACCGGGAGATCTTCCTGCCCCGGGCGGTGGTGGACGCCTTCGTGGGGCGGCCGCGGGAGGAGCTCGTCGAGCAGCTGCGCACGGCCCTGGAGAACCCCAGCCCCAAGGTGCGCCGCTTCGCCCTCAAGGCGCTCTTCACCCTCTTCGGGGAGGGGGCGCTCGACCAGCTCATCACCTCGCTGGACGACGAGGATCTGGACGTGAAGCGGCTGGCCGTGAAGATCCTGGGCCGGATGCGCGACAAGCGCGTCATCGAGCCGCTCGTCCAGCTGCTCCTGAAGGACGGGGAGCAGATCGCCGATGCCGTGTGGAACACCCTCAAGGTCCTCACCGACCTGCGGGAGTACGAGGCGCTGCGCGCCCGCGTGGCCAAGGAGCGCGCCGGGGGGGCGCCGCCGGTGCGGAAGTTCCGGCGCGAGCGCGACGTCTCGCCCGACTGGTGGCGCGAGCAGGATTGA
- the hpt gene encoding hypoxanthine phosphoribosyltransferase has protein sequence MAARPAPDRAPSALIPLPPEQAVREVLLTEAQIQQRVRELGQEISRDYAGLAPILVTVLKGGLYFLADLSRALTIPVALDFMAITSYAARPASGVVRLIKDLDEEITGRHVILVEDIIDTGLTAAYLLRTLSARDPASLHICTLLERTAHRIVDTLPIRYRGFTIPDVFVVGYGLDFRQWYRTLPYIGVLNEALLQP, from the coding sequence ATGGCCGCCCGCCCCGCCCCCGACCGGGCTCCGTCCGCCCTGATCCCCCTCCCCCCGGAGCAGGCCGTCCGGGAGGTCCTCCTGACCGAAGCCCAGATCCAGCAGCGGGTCCGGGAGCTCGGCCAGGAGATCAGCCGGGACTACGCCGGGCTCGCCCCCATCCTGGTGACGGTGCTGAAGGGGGGCCTGTACTTCCTGGCCGACCTGAGTCGGGCGCTGACCATCCCGGTGGCACTCGACTTCATGGCCATCACCAGCTACGCCGCCCGCCCCGCTTCCGGCGTGGTGCGGCTGATCAAGGACCTGGACGAGGAGATCACCGGCCGCCACGTCATCCTCGTCGAGGACATCATCGACACGGGGCTCACGGCCGCCTACCTGCTGCGGACCCTCAGCGCCCGCGACCCCGCCTCCCTGCACATCTGTACCCTGCTCGAGCGCACCGCCCACCGCATCGTGGACACCCTGCCCATCCGGTACCGCGGCTTCACCATCCCCGACGTCTTCGTCGTGGGGTACGGGCTGGACTTCCGCCAGTGGTACCGGACGCTGCCCTACATCGGCGTCCTCAACGAGGCGCTCCTCCAGCCCTGA
- a CDS encoding ATP-binding protein, giving the protein MDERRPPPRPQPRAPQGGEAVLRAILDAVPAAICLVEAPSWRVGFVNAAMRRLLGEAIQVGMTYVELTGLFDQITPGGAPARFEDRPLYRTLVQGEPVAGVEVFVDLAGERVPLLMSTTPIRAERGEPVAAVVTLEDLRPLRVVDRAKEEFLMLVSHELRTPLTLILGQATSLLMEDVEWAPEQRRAFLEDIRRHAERLSAMVGELLDLTAISAGRFRVEPEWVDLAPLLRAVVRAHSPRLAGRPVTVRVPRRLPPVLADPRRIEQVVANLLENVARHTPAGTGVEVAAAVRDGRLVVTVADDGPGIPAELLDAVFEPFRQGPGRRGGAGLGLAVARAIVREHGGTIAARPRDGGGTVVEVSLPLPPPESAPPPRPRRLRAGGAPR; this is encoded by the coding sequence ATGGACGAGCGGCGGCCCCCGCCCCGCCCCCAGCCCCGCGCCCCTCAGGGCGGCGAAGCGGTCCTGCGGGCCATCCTCGACGCCGTCCCGGCGGCCATCTGCCTGGTGGAGGCCCCCTCCTGGCGGGTGGGGTTCGTGAACGCCGCGATGCGGCGCCTGTTGGGCGAGGCCATCCAGGTGGGGATGACCTACGTCGAGCTCACCGGCCTCTTCGACCAGATCACCCCCGGTGGCGCGCCGGCCCGCTTCGAGGACCGCCCCCTCTACCGGACTCTCGTGCAGGGGGAGCCGGTGGCCGGGGTCGAGGTCTTCGTCGATCTGGCCGGGGAGCGGGTGCCGCTGCTCATGTCCACCACGCCCATCCGCGCCGAGCGGGGGGAGCCGGTGGCGGCGGTGGTCACCCTGGAGGACCTCCGGCCCCTGCGCGTCGTCGACCGGGCCAAGGAGGAGTTCCTCATGCTGGTCTCCCACGAGCTGCGCACGCCGCTCACCCTGATCCTGGGCCAGGCCACCAGCCTGCTGATGGAGGACGTGGAGTGGGCGCCGGAGCAGCGCCGCGCCTTCCTGGAGGACATCCGCCGGCACGCCGAGCGCCTCTCGGCCATGGTGGGCGAGCTGCTCGACCTCACCGCCATCAGCGCCGGGCGGTTCCGCGTCGAGCCGGAGTGGGTGGACCTGGCCCCGCTGCTGCGCGCGGTCGTCCGCGCCCACTCCCCCCGCCTGGCCGGCCGGCCGGTCACCGTGCGCGTCCCGCGCCGCCTCCCGCCCGTGCTGGCCGACCCCCGGCGCATCGAGCAGGTGGTGGCCAACCTGCTGGAGAACGTGGCCCGGCACACCCCGGCGGGGACGGGGGTAGAGGTGGCGGCGGCGGTCCGGGACGGGCGGCTGGTCGTCACCGTGGCGGACGACGGCCCGGGCATCCCGGCCGAGCTGCTGGACGCCGTCTTCGAGCCGTTCCGCCAGGGGCCGGGCCGGCGGGGCGGGGCCGGGCTGGGGCTGGCCGTGGCCCGGGCTATCGTGCGCGAGCACGGCGGAACGATCGCGGCCCGGCCGCGCGACGGAGGCGGGACAGTCGTCGAGGTCAGCCTGCCGCTCCCCCCGCCGGAGTCGGCGCCACCCCCGCGGCCCCGGAGGCTCAGGGCTGGAGGAGCGCCTCGTTGA
- a CDS encoding response regulator transcription factor — translation MQRETILVVDDDPGILAFIKTNLQARGYRILTATSGPEALSAAALDDPDLVILDLLMPDVDGMEVTRALRERSTVPIIVLSALQQDVTKVRALELGADDYMTKPFSVEELLARVHAVLRRARGRPQPPRAVVRAGDLEIDFPRSLVRVRGQPIHLTPTERRLLEEFASHPGKILSHATLLTRVWGQEYQNEAQYLRVYIRRLRRKIERDPDRPQVIVTEPRVGYRFVLPGEDERPRAGGKESAPLTTDTTTA, via the coding sequence ATGCAGCGGGAGACCATCCTGGTCGTCGACGACGACCCCGGGATCCTCGCCTTCATCAAGACCAACCTGCAGGCCCGCGGCTACCGTATCCTGACGGCCACGTCGGGCCCGGAAGCCCTGTCCGCCGCGGCCCTGGACGACCCCGACCTGGTCATCCTGGACCTCCTGATGCCGGACGTGGACGGGATGGAGGTGACGCGGGCGCTGCGCGAGCGCTCCACGGTCCCCATCATCGTGCTGAGCGCCCTGCAGCAGGACGTCACCAAGGTCCGTGCCTTGGAGCTGGGCGCCGACGACTACATGACCAAGCCCTTCAGCGTGGAGGAGCTGCTGGCCCGGGTGCACGCGGTGCTGCGCCGCGCCCGGGGGCGTCCGCAGCCACCCCGCGCCGTGGTGCGGGCCGGGGACCTGGAGATTGACTTCCCGCGCAGCCTGGTGCGCGTGCGCGGCCAGCCCATCCACCTGACGCCGACGGAGCGCCGCCTGCTCGAGGAGTTCGCCTCGCACCCGGGGAAGATCCTCAGCCACGCCACCCTGCTCACCCGGGTGTGGGGACAGGAGTACCAGAACGAGGCGCAGTACCTGCGGGTCTACATCCGCCGCCTGCGCCGCAAGATCGAGCGCGACCCCGACCGCCCCCAGGTCATCGTCACCGAGCCGCGCGTGGGCTACCGCTTCGTCCTGCCGGGCGAGGACGAGCGCCCGCGCGCGGGTGGCAAGGAATCCGCGCCCCTGACCACGGACACCACCACCGCCTGA
- a CDS encoding N-acetylmuramoyl-L-alanine amidase codes for MSAPRPEAPPAPSTICLDPGHGGRDPGARADGLVEAEVTLDLARRAAALLRGRHRVVLTREGDRTVALRDRVAAAEAAGADLFLSIHVNAAPTPRAAGYEVYVRPQAPAGAHVLAAALLLQFERRWPDRPNRGVRTARFAVLRQARPACLVECFFLTNPEDRRLLADPVTRAQLGEALAWGCGNALRQLLSAPPAAAPLSPASPEAGPPAGRGTPAAPRSGPVLRRRQG; via the coding sequence GTGTCAGCGCCGCGCCCGGAGGCGCCACCCGCACCGTCCACCATCTGCCTGGACCCGGGCCACGGCGGCCGCGATCCGGGCGCGCGGGCCGACGGGCTCGTCGAGGCGGAGGTCACCCTCGACCTGGCCCGCCGGGCGGCAGCGCTGCTGCGGGGGCGTCACCGCGTCGTCCTCACCCGCGAGGGGGACCGGACGGTGGCGCTGCGGGACCGCGTGGCCGCCGCGGAGGCGGCAGGAGCGGACCTCTTCCTCTCGATCCACGTGAACGCCGCGCCGACGCCCCGTGCGGCCGGCTACGAGGTGTACGTCCGGCCGCAGGCGCCGGCCGGCGCGCACGTGCTGGCGGCCGCGCTCCTCCTCCAGTTCGAGCGGCGGTGGCCGGACCGCCCGAACCGCGGCGTGCGCACCGCCCGTTTCGCCGTCCTGCGCCAGGCGCGCCCGGCCTGCCTGGTGGAGTGCTTCTTCCTCACCAACCCCGAGGACCGCCGCCTCCTGGCCGATCCCGTCACACGCGCGCAGCTGGGCGAAGCCCTGGCCTGGGGGTGCGGCAATGCGTTGCGCCAGCTGCTCTCCGCACCACCCGCTGCGGCGCCCCTCTCGCCCGCGTCTCCTGAGGCCGGCCCTCCGGCTGGTCGCGGGACCCCGGCCGCCCCCCGTTCCGGTCCCGTCCTGCGCCGACGGCAGGGGTAG